GGACGTATTTTTCAGTATATATTGGCAGTTGATTATATTAAGGCGGTGATTATAAGCTATGGTATAGTCATAATTTATACTACTATAGGAGGCTTGCGTTCTGTGGTATTTACTAATGTGTTACAATTTTTTGCGATGATTTTAGCTATACCAGTCATTAGTATAGTGGGTATTCATCAAATAGGGATATATAATTTTATTGAACAATTACCCACCAATAAAATTCTCTTTGATAATTCAAACACTCTACTGCAAGATACGATTGCGGCAACAGCTGGTTTTGCGGTGATGGGACTATATCCTAGTTTTATTCAAAGAATTCTAATCAATGCTAACTATAAAGAAACTAGTAAAGCTATCTATATAAAATCATTCATATATGCTCTGTTTCTTATATTTGTAACCACAAATGGCCTGATCGCCTATCATTTATATCCAGAACAAACACCACAGCAAGCATTGCCATACCTGATTGAGCAAATTATACCAGTAGGTTTACAAGGATTTATCATTGTCGGCTTACTTGCTGCAGTGATGTCTACTGCTGATTCTGATTTAAATATAACTTCAATTACTTTAGTTAAAGATTTTTTAAGTCCGATCTTTAACCTCAGTAATCAAGGACAACTATTACTAATCGCTAGAATTGCCAATATAATTATCGGCAGTAGTGCAATAATCATCGCTCTTAACTTTGCTAGTGTTGTTGATTTAGTAGTATTTATTGCTGGCTTCTGGAGCCCAATGATTATTGTTCCACTGATTTTCGCCTTATTTGGAGTTACCATATCTCAAAAAATGATGATATTTAGCAGTATCTGTGGTGTATCCAGTTTTCTACTCTGGGAAAAATGGCTCGCTAATTGTCTGAATTTAAATCTAAAAGGCGTGTTTATTGGTACTATGGTTAATCTTTTGGTCTTTATGATAGCAAAATGGTTGTTAAATAGGCAAACAAAGAGTTAATTGCATTTTCTCTAAAATTTCTCAACAATTTCTGGCTTATGCAAGAGATCGATTATAAATAAATGTTTGCTTAAATTTCTTGATTCTTATATTCTTGATTTACTATTAAATAATTGAATTAAGATTTTATGAAAGTAACCAAAATCTCACAAGCTTCGATTACGGATGAATGTGAAATACCATTCTTTGATATGAAAGTTCAAGCTGGCTCTCCTTCTCCTGCTGACGGACATATGTGCAATAGGCTTGATCTGAATAGGCATCTGATTAAGAATCCTAATGCTACTTTTTTTGTTCAGGTAACTGGTGAATCTATGATTGATGCTGGAATAAAAGAAAATGACCTACTTGTCGTTGATAGAGCAATAGAAGCTACCAACAACAAGATTGTAATTGCTGTAGTTAATAATGAGTTTACAGTTAAGAGATTAAAAATAATTAACAATGAAGCATTTTTAATGCCAGAAAATACCAAGTTTTTACCTATAAAAATGGAAGAAGGTTCCTATATTTGGGGAGTTGTTACTAGCGTTATCCAAAAATTCTAAATTTCATAAAATACTACCATTTAAGGTTTTTACAATTTAAATATGTTACAGTCGCATATGGAAATAAACAAAATTCTATTCTGTGCTATTACAGAACCATGCCCTATACCATTCTTTAATATGAAAGTTCAAGCAGGGTCTCCTGCTGCTATTGATAATCCAACTTTTATAAAACTTGATATAAGCAAACATCTAATTAAGAACCCCAGTACTACCTTTTTTGTTCAGGTAACTGGTGAATCAATGGTTGATGCTGGAATATATGAAAATGATTTACTTGTGGTTGATAAGTTTATAGAGCCTATTAATAATAATATTGTAATTGCTGTAATTAATAGTAAATTTACTATTAGAAGATTAAAAATTGATAATACTGGTATTTTTTTAGTTACCGAAAATACTCCACTTTCTTCTACTGTGGTAGATGAAGATTGTTATATTTGTGGGGTGGTTACTAGCATTGTACGACAATTATAATAACGTATAATAACGGCTATGCGAAAGTTAGCTGTAACAAAAAGAAGATTTCATGAATATATTGATTTACAAGATCTTACCAGATCAAGACATAGAAGAATGTCTAAAAATTCGTAGAAAAGTTTTTATAGAAGGCCAAAACGTTCTTGAAGAAGAAGAACTAGATGGACTCGATTGCGATGGCGATCACTATATAATCCGATTAGATGATTTTGTATCAGGAACTGCTAGAATAAGATATATACAGAATAAAGCTAAAATTGAACGTGTTGCTATACTTACGGAATACCAAGGCCAAGGGCTTGGCAGAAGATTAATGGAATATCTTCTAAAAGAGATCAGAAATTCTGACAAAGTAAAAATAGCAACTCTTGGAGCGCAGACACATGCAATCCCATTTTACGAAAATCTTGGATTTACTATTTGTAGTGACGAATATATAGAAGCTGGTATACCTCACAAAGATATGCAAATAATACTAAGCTCATAAAAATTATACCGAATTGCCTTAGTCACTAAGCTCGCTCTTAGTCAATGACATGTTTGGAGACAAAAATACTACGCAATGATTAACACTAGGGAGTTTTTTATTTATGTCTTTACTTGATGCTCGTCCGATCTATAAGCCGTTTTCTTATCCATGGGCCTATGAGGCGTGGCATATTCAACAAAAAATTCACTGGTTACCTGAAGAAGTTCCACTAGCTGACGATGTCAAGGATTGGAAATATAATTTAAGTCCCGGGGAAAAACACTTGCTTACTCAGATATTTCGCTTCTTTACGCAAGCAGATATTGAAGTAAACAACTGTTATATGAAGCACTATTCTAGAGTATTCAAGCCTACAGAAGTGTTAATGATGCTCTCAGCATTCTCTAACATGGAAACCATTCATATCGCCGCCTATTCTCATTTACTTGATACAGTAGGAATGCCAGAGATAGAATATCAAGCATTTATGAAATATAAAGAAATGAAAGATAAATACGATTATATGCAGCGTTTTGGAGTGGAGACCAAACATGATATTGCAACAACCTTAGCAGTATTTGGTGCCTTTACTGAGGGTTTACAATTATTTGCTTCTTTTGCTATATTATTGAATTTCCCACGTTTTAATAAAATGAAGGGCATGGGGCAAATAGTTACTTGGTCGGTACGCGATGAAACGCTACATACTAATTCAATTATACTATTATTCAAAACTTTCGTCCGTGAGAATCCAGAAGTATGGACAGAAAGTTTACGCAGTCGTCTATATGAAGCTTGTGCTACTATCGTACATTTTGAGGATGCTTTTATTGAACTTGCGTTTGAAGTAGGTGGTATTCAAGGTCTAACCGCTCGTGAGGTAAGACAATATATACGTTATATTGCTGATCGCCGATTGATGCAATTAGGGCTAAAAGAAATATACCTAGTGGATAATAATCCTTTACCGTGGTTGGATGAAATTCTGAATGGAGTTGAACATACTAATTTTTTTGAAAACCGAGTTACTGAATACACCAAGGCAGCAACGACCGGTTCCTGGGAAGAAGTATTTGTGGAAATGGATGAAGATAAGCAGCAAAAGCTACTGTGAATATTTTTAAAATCTGTGTGTTGTCTCTATCAAGATTTTTGCACACTTTAGTACAAGCATACGTGTCAAGAAGCTAAGGAAATGAAGCGACACTGAGCAATTTTATCCGACTTCTCCTAAATAAGTTCTACAAAATGCATTTGAGTTGGAGAAGTTTAGCTCGTGATATATATTATAAAGTGGATACATATTATAAGCATATGAATCAAGCTTGCCTCGCCATCAAACAAAAGTATGATTTATGAGTATTATATTAACATTAATTGGCTGGGGATTAATAATATTCAGTCTATTTGTAATTTTCTCTGCAATTATCGGTTTATTCAGATTTCCTGATTTCTATACAAAAATCCATGCAGCAGGGCTTATTGATTCTTGTGGGTTACCGTTAGCACTAATTGGCCTTAGCTGTTTACAGCATAATTCCTTGACCAGTTTTAAATTAATACTGGCGGCCATTGCGGTGTTATTGCTAAACCCAGTGGCAACAACTGCTTTAGCTAAAGCGGCTTTATTGGCAAAATCAAGATTACCGGAATTACATAATAAAAATTAAAAATAGACCTCTTGTATAACCTAGAAGTAGTGTTCCATAACCTGTTCTAGAAAATCAAGTGTATTTATCGCAGTTCGTCGTTTATATAAAGCTAGCTTTGTATCTAGTGCAATCATCTATAGCGGTATATTGATATAAGCTACTTACAATTTTACAAACGTCCATCTGCACTCGTTCCACTGGAAGCTTGCAGTTATACCTTTTGGCTTGTTTACGATAATACCTTTTCTTGAGGCTTGCGACTAAGCTCTTTTAATCCTGTTATACCTTCTTCTGCATAACGTTTTAACCATTTGCGTAAGTAGGTCGAGAAATGCCACATCTGCGACATACAATCCCTGCGTCTTTTACTTCTTGATATAACTTTAATCCAATCTAAACGCGTTTTTTGTAATTTATCCATTCATGGATTTTAGCACATCTAAAATTTGACTATTATTGTGCTTTTCCTTACTACATGACAATTTTAGATAAATGAGTACTAAGGGGTTGAATTTTGGTAATAATCCATGATGATAATCAAAAGCAAATTAATGAAACAGCATATGAAAGATCATTCAGTTCCTTTAGTTGAGTTATTACAAAAACATATCTCGCTTAACCTATCAAGAGCAAAGTGCTTAGGAATATTTATTATTGCAATGCTTAACTGTAGGACGGTAAATATGGCAATTTTATGCAATGCGATGCCGTCTGAGATCAAAGCGTCATCATGGTATAGAAGGATGCAAAGGTTTATATCTGAGATCTCAATATCGTGGAAAGTATTACCGTTAATGTTGGTTGTTATGACAGGACTTGAAAAGCAGGAGAAATGGGTGTTATGTCTAGATAGAACCAATTGGAAGTTTGGTAAACGATATATAAATATTCTGTACTTAGGTGCTAGCTTTCATGGTATAGCCATACCCCTTTTTGGAGTTTTTTGAGTGATAAAAAATGCGGTAACTCTGATTATATTGATCGTATTGATCTGATGGAGTGCTTTTTAACGGTATTCGATAAAAGCCGAATTGAAGCACTAACAGCTGACCGAGAATTTATAGGTAAGAAATGGCTTGCTTGGCTCAAGAATAATCAAATAAAACACGTTCTTCGCGTCAAAGAAAATGGGCAATATATAAGTAACTCAAGAGGAAAACTGGTTAAGATAAGGGACTTATTCCGTCCTTTAGCTATAGGCTCTCAGGTGAGCTTACGTCAGCGAAGAATCGGTAAAAAAGGTGAGCTGTTTGATATAGTAGGAGTAAGAAATAAAAACGGAGAACTTGCCGTTCTAATCCATAGTGAAAAAATAGAAAATCCTGTTGAGATATATGCCCAAAGATGGCAAATCGAAACAATGTTTAAAGCTTTTAAGTCAGCAGGGTTCAACTGTGAAGCAACCCATATAACCGATGATTTACGACTAGATACGCTAATGCAAGTAATGGCAATTGCTTTTTGTCTAGCTTATCAAACCGGTGAGATTATAGTTTTAGATAAACCAGTGATTATAAAAAAGCATGGTTATAGACAAAATAGTATATTCCGTATCGGTTTAGATACACTAACTACCATATTACATAATATTTTTGCTAAATTAGAACGTTGGATACACCTACTGCGAGTAATATTTCAACCTCCAGAGAAAGCCAAATGAAAAATTGTCATGTAGTAAGGTGCTTTTCTAAATAAAACAATTTTAATGATATAATAGACCTCTTTCGAAACTGGACTAAATATGCTATAAAGTCGAATTTACTTAATTTAGAACTATATGAGATATAAAAATTTAAGCATTTTATCGGAAGAGCATTTTAGAAGATTAACTGGGGTAAGAAATAGTACATTCGAAAAGATGGTAGGGATTTTAAAGACAGAGAAACAAATAAATAGGAGGTACCAAGGTGGCAGAAGAGCTAGTCTTAGTATGGAAGACAGCCTATTAATGACACTTGAATATTTAAGGGAATACCGTACCTATTTTCATATAGCTAAGAATTATGGGGTTAGCGAAAGCAGTGCATTTAAAACAATTCGTTTTGTTGAAGACACTCTAATAAAACATCCGGATTTTGCTCTTCCAGGTAAGAAGGCTCTAGTTAAAAGCGGTATGGAGTATGAATTAGTTTTAATAGATGCTACAGAAAGCCCTATAGAGCGACCCCAAAAAAACAGAAATACTATTACTCAGGTAAAAAGAAAAGACATACGTTAAAGACTCAAATAGTAGTAGATAAGAAAAGCAAACGAGTCATATGCACTTCTTTTTCCAATGGTAAGCGTCATGATTTTAAATTATTTAAAGAATCAAGAACCCATATACTGCCTGAGGTTAAAGTGATTACTGATACTGGTTATCAAGGCTTACAGAAGATTCATACAAATTCTGAGCTACCAAAGAAAAAGAGTAAAAAGAATGCTTTAACCAAAGAAGATAAGAAAAATAATAGAAGTTTAGCAAGTGACAGAGTATTAAATGAAAATGTTATAGGTATGTTAAAGCGTTTTAAAATAATTGCTGATAAATATCGAAATAGACGCAAAAGATTTGGTCTTAGGTTCAATTTAATTGCTGGTTTATATAATTGGGATCTTGGTAAATGAGTTTCGAAAGAGGTCTAATATATATTAATATTTTCACATATTCATGTGTTATCCTAAACTTACGTTTGTAGAATCAATCTCACTGCATATCACCGCATAAATTAAGACATTTTTTATTCACCTGGCTTAAAAAATAAGGTGTGGAAGATGTCTTGATCCAGCCATATTCAGGACATGAAAGTCGTCAATCTCTAGAGATATATTCGAAATTATCTATTGGTAATGCACAGAAAGAATATGATAATGTAATCAAGAAATTTCCAGTTTAATAAAAAGTGACCTCTCATCGCTTACTCCGTAACACTGGATCAAAAATGATTTGCAAAAATTGCAGCTATATTTTATACCTACTACTAGTATTTATATAGATGAGCAAAATGGTGGAATATTTAAACTTGGTTTATGCTCCAAACGATATTTTTAGACAGAAAGCGGCAATTATAACAATTATTGACGATAACATCAGAACTTTGGCTGATCAGATGCTGACTACTATGTATACTGAACGAGCTATTGGCCTAGGTGCTAATATGGTAGGTGTACTTAAGCGGATAGCAGTTGTTGATCTTCAGGAAAATGGTATACGCACTCCTTATATATTAGTTAACCCAGAAATCAATTGGCGTAGCACTGATACTCAAACATTTAACGAGTCGTCACTAAGCTTTCCTGGTATTGCTGCCGAAATTACCCGGCCTAAAGCAATTCAAATGACCTATCTAGATTATCATGGAATTCCACAGACATTAGAGGCCGAAGGTTTGTTAGCCACTGTAATTCAGCATGAAATTGATTATTTGGATGGCAAGATATTTTTAGACTATCTTTCGAAAATGAAACAGGATCTTTTGTTAAAGAAAATGATCAAATATCTAAAATTAAACCCACCTCATATTCATGGCGCACATTGCCATCACCATTAAGATAGTATACTGGCAAATTGTTCAAATATGTGGTAAATTGTTGTATAACTAACATAGTTTCTTATGTAACGTCTTGCTTGAACCAAAGGCAAAGCAATCCAGAAAAGAAAATCCCGCTTTAACTGGATTGCTTCACCTTTGGTTCAAGCAAACAGAAATATCAATCTAGCAAATTGTTCAATATAACGATAAAAGTCTAATTCCTAATCAGTAATCAATACCGCTATCACCTATATAATCAACATTTGCATCGCTGTTATCTGAGCTAAAGAATATTGCTGCTGATTCATTCAGTTCATTAATTAAGCTCATGTTGTGGTGAGCATTCTTAAGAAAACCATTGGAATCATCTAAATAACCAGCAAACTGTAGTAACGATTTACATGTA
The genomic region above belongs to Candidatus Trichorickettsia mobilis and contains:
- a CDS encoding sodium:solute symporter family protein is translated as MIDNIIVFAYLLIILGMGIYYRSRSNNFKHYANLQGSKNTSKLILVATIFASSIGGGTTFGISEKVFASSAAYTYGLILTIPIDFLIAIYIIPRIIKHHGAETVGDIMASYYGKPGRYVAGVAAMIVSIGLLAAQISVSGRIFQYILAVDYIKAVIISYGIVIIYTTIGGLRSVVFTNVLQFFAMILAIPVISIVGIHQIGIYNFIEQLPTNKILFDNSNTLLQDTIAATAGFAVMGLYPSFIQRILINANYKETSKAIYIKSFIYALFLIFVTTNGLIAYHLYPEQTPQQALPYLIEQIIPVGLQGFIIVGLLAAVMSTADSDLNITSITLVKDFLSPIFNLSNQGQLLLIARIANIIIGSSAIIIALNFASVVDLVVFIAGFWSPMIIVPLIFALFGVTISQKMMIFSSICGVSSFLLWEKWLANCLNLNLKGVFIGTMVNLLVFMIAKWLLNRQTKS
- a CDS encoding translesion error-prone DNA polymerase V autoproteolytic subunit; the protein is MKVTKISQASITDECEIPFFDMKVQAGSPSPADGHMCNRLDLNRHLIKNPNATFFVQVTGESMIDAGIKENDLLVVDRAIEATNNKIVIAVVNNEFTVKRLKIINNEAFLMPENTKFLPIKMEEGSYIWGVVTSVIQKF
- a CDS encoding LexA family protein, giving the protein MEINKILFCAITEPCPIPFFNMKVQAGSPAAIDNPTFIKLDISKHLIKNPSTTFFVQVTGESMVDAGIYENDLLVVDKFIEPINNNIVIAVINSKFTIRRLKIDNTGIFLVTENTPLSSTVVDEDCYICGVVTSIVRQL
- a CDS encoding GNAT family N-acetyltransferase, translating into MNILIYKILPDQDIEECLKIRRKVFIEGQNVLEEEELDGLDCDGDHYIIRLDDFVSGTARIRYIQNKAKIERVAILTEYQGQGLGRRLMEYLLKEIRNSDKVKIATLGAQTHAIPFYENLGFTICSDEYIEAGIPHKDMQIILSS
- a CDS encoding ribonucleotide-diphosphate reductase subunit beta translates to MSLLDARPIYKPFSYPWAYEAWHIQQKIHWLPEEVPLADDVKDWKYNLSPGEKHLLTQIFRFFTQADIEVNNCYMKHYSRVFKPTEVLMMLSAFSNMETIHIAAYSHLLDTVGMPEIEYQAFMKYKEMKDKYDYMQRFGVETKHDIATTLAVFGAFTEGLQLFASFAILLNFPRFNKMKGMGQIVTWSVRDETLHTNSIILLFKTFVRENPEVWTESLRSRLYEACATIVHFEDAFIELAFEVGGIQGLTAREVRQYIRYIADRRLMQLGLKEIYLVDNNPLPWLDEILNGVEHTNFFENRVTEYTKAATTGSWEEVFVEMDEDKQQKLL
- a CDS encoding Na+/H+ antiporter subunit G, which codes for MSIILTLIGWGLIIFSLFVIFSAIIGLFRFPDFYTKIHAAGLIDSCGLPLALIGLSCLQHNSLTSFKLILAAIAVLLLNPVATTALAKAALLAKSRLPELHNKN
- a CDS encoding transposase, coding for MSDKKCGNSDYIDRIDLMECFLTVFDKSRIEALTADREFIGKKWLAWLKNNQIKHVLRVKENGQYISNSRGKLVKIRDLFRPLAIGSQVSLRQRRIGKKGELFDIVGVRNKNGELAVLIHSEKIENPVEIYAQRWQIETMFKAFKSAGFNCEATHITDDLRLDTLMQVMAIAFCLAYQTGEIIVLDKPVIIKKHGYRQNSIFRIGLDTLTTILHNIFAKLERWIHLLRVIFQPPEKAK
- a CDS encoding IS5 family transposase (programmed frameshift), which translates into the protein MRYKNLSILSEEHFRRLTGVRNSTFEKMVGILKTEKQINRRYQGGRRASLSMEDSLLMTLEYLREYRTYFHIAKNYGVSESSAFKTIRFVEDTLIKHPDFALPGKKALVKSGMEYELVLIDATESPIERPPKKQKYYYSGKKKRHTLKTQIVVDKKSKRVICTSFSNGKRHDFKLFKESRTHILPEVKVITDTGYQGLQKIHTNSELPKKKSKKNALTKEDKKNNRSLASDRVLNENVIGMLKRFKIIADKYRNRRKRFGLRFNLIAGLYNWDLGK
- the def gene encoding peptide deformylase → MSKMVEYLNLVYAPNDIFRQKAAIITIIDDNIRTLADQMLTTMYTERAIGLGANMVGVLKRIAVVDLQENGIRTPYILVNPEINWRSTDTQTFNESSLSFPGIAAEITRPKAIQMTYLDYHGIPQTLEAEGLLATVIQHEIDYLDGKIFLDYLSKMKQDLLLKKMIKYLKLNPPHIHGAHCHHH